Proteins from a genomic interval of Piscinibacter sp. HJYY11:
- a CDS encoding tetratricopeptide repeat protein, protein MNIVAAIPVLAQAQQLLATGRHAEGEALLRPLLRVSALRGEVNHLLSIAAQMTKRLDEGLAHARQAVAAAPEEARFHFVLGRAYKALAQVDEAEAAYREALRLQPRYVDALVSLGIVRKLRGDLGGAVALYDRALELDASCAAAHANKAAALALQTALSAENGADDPPGDEIIEAQARAVQLDPHNPVLLRNQGALLLRARRRVEAAQALNQSLTHDPSNVEACLNLAFCLRALGDAKLAIQAFEKWLQHNRPDAAVMRALAGLLTREGRVDEALSWAGQAATLDPDPYALVQLGSTLLQCRRVEEALVHCQRAVALSGGRAELYPTLLLGTTYWHEDPQPVFEAHTAFGRTLKRAEPRPAWAPLAPGERLRVGYVSGDFVRHSVSYFIGPLLEHHDRSRFDVTCYHNLAWGDAVTERFKSYGHRWVECEGLTDDQLRRRVVADGIHILVDLAGHTTNSRVFMFALGAAPVQVSYLGYPTISGVPAIDFRITDAVIDPGDMPPLESEKPLCLPRTMFCYRPDEAPEIAPPPYLRRGHVTFGSFNNIAKVTDHTLELWAAVMNAVPGSRLLLKSSSMAQAGNRRNIESFMAQRRISADRLDLRAWIAGKASHLELYNEVDVALDPYPYNGATTTCEALWMGVPVVSRRGRTHTSRMGASILGAIGRGEWVADSDQAYVATAVRLANDAESLAQWRDGARRHLASGPLFHEKGFTRDIEAALMKAWSLAGQAG, encoded by the coding sequence GAACATCGTCGCGGCAATTCCCGTCCTGGCGCAGGCTCAGCAACTGCTCGCCACCGGGCGCCATGCGGAAGGCGAGGCCCTGCTGCGGCCCTTGCTGCGTGTGAGTGCGCTGCGTGGCGAGGTGAACCATCTGCTCAGCATCGCTGCGCAGATGACGAAGCGGCTGGACGAGGGCCTCGCTCACGCGCGCCAGGCCGTCGCGGCAGCGCCCGAGGAAGCGCGCTTCCACTTCGTGCTCGGCCGCGCGTACAAGGCGTTAGCGCAGGTCGACGAGGCTGAGGCAGCTTACCGCGAGGCGTTGCGCCTTCAGCCCCGGTATGTGGATGCGCTCGTGAGCCTGGGTATCGTGCGCAAGCTGCGCGGCGATCTTGGCGGCGCTGTCGCGCTTTACGACCGGGCGCTCGAGCTCGATGCAAGCTGCGCGGCCGCCCACGCCAACAAGGCCGCCGCGCTGGCGCTGCAGACAGCGCTGAGCGCCGAAAACGGGGCGGATGATCCGCCCGGCGACGAGATCATCGAGGCGCAGGCGCGTGCGGTGCAGCTGGACCCCCACAACCCGGTTCTGTTGCGCAACCAGGGCGCGCTGTTGCTGCGGGCGCGCCGGCGTGTGGAGGCGGCGCAGGCGCTGAACCAGTCGCTCACGCACGATCCGTCGAACGTCGAGGCCTGCCTCAACCTCGCCTTCTGCTTGCGCGCACTCGGTGACGCCAAGCTGGCGATCCAGGCCTTCGAGAAGTGGCTGCAGCACAACCGGCCCGACGCGGCGGTGATGCGCGCGCTCGCCGGCCTGCTCACACGGGAAGGGCGTGTGGACGAAGCGCTTTCGTGGGCAGGCCAGGCTGCGACGCTTGACCCCGACCCCTATGCATTGGTCCAGCTTGGCAGCACGCTGCTGCAATGCCGGCGCGTGGAAGAGGCGCTGGTGCACTGCCAGCGGGCGGTCGCTCTTTCCGGCGGACGGGCCGAGCTGTACCCCACGCTGCTGCTCGGCACGACCTACTGGCATGAAGACCCGCAACCGGTCTTCGAGGCACATACCGCCTTCGGCCGCACGCTCAAGCGTGCGGAGCCCCGGCCCGCGTGGGCGCCGCTGGCACCTGGCGAGCGCTTGCGCGTGGGGTATGTGTCGGGTGACTTCGTGCGGCACTCGGTGTCGTATTTCATCGGCCCCTTGCTGGAGCACCACGACCGCTCGCGATTCGACGTCACCTGCTACCACAACCTGGCCTGGGGCGATGCGGTCACCGAGCGCTTCAAGTCCTACGGCCACCGCTGGGTGGAGTGCGAAGGGCTCACCGACGATCAATTGCGCCGCCGCGTCGTCGCCGACGGCATCCACATCCTGGTCGATCTGGCAGGGCATACGACCAACTCCCGCGTCTTCATGTTCGCGCTGGGAGCAGCGCCGGTGCAGGTGAGCTACCTGGGCTATCCCACCATCAGCGGCGTGCCGGCAATCGACTTCCGCATCACCGACGCGGTGATCGACCCGGGCGACATGCCACCGCTTGAATCCGAAAAGCCGCTGTGCCTGCCCCGCACGATGTTCTGCTACCGGCCCGACGAGGCGCCCGAGATCGCACCACCGCCGTATCTCCGTCGGGGCCATGTGACCTTCGGCTCCTTCAACAACATCGCCAAGGTCACCGACCACACGCTCGAACTTTGGGCGGCGGTGATGAACGCAGTGCCGGGCTCGCGCCTGCTGCTGAAGTCGTCGTCGATGGCGCAGGCCGGCAACCGGCGCAACATTGAATCCTTCATGGCTCAGCGTCGCATCTCGGCCGACCGGCTCGACCTGCGCGCCTGGATCGCCGGCAAGGCCAGCCACCTCGAGCTCTATAACGAGGTCGACGTGGCGCTCGACCCCTATCCCTACAACGGCGCCACCACCACTTGCGAAGCCTTGTGGATGGGGGTGCCGGTGGTGTCGCGGCGCGGTCGCACGCACACCTCGCGCATGGGGGCCTCCATCCTCGGCGCCATCGGCCGAGGCGAATGGGTGGCAGACAGCGACCAGGCCTATGTCGCCACCGCTGTGCGTCTTGCGAACGACGCAGAGTCCCTCGCGCAGTGGCGTGACGGTGCACGTCGGCACCTCGCATCGGGCCCGCTCTTCCACGAGAAGGGCTTCACCCGTGACATCGAGGCCGCGCTGATGAAGGCCTGGTCGCTTGCGGGCCAGGCCGGGTAG
- a CDS encoding tetratricopeptide repeat protein — protein MNAPHAPDYRQAPQAPQWPRRTPPSPPSLRLLAMLQEGVALDEQGHVQQAMSRFQQATQHHPDSADAWAALGMTQYHLFGAAAAEASFQRALQIDPGRVDVIEKFGIALQEQRRYEDAALVFERLLQLAPAYPLAAGRLLHCKMLIADWTRAETLQARVEQAIESGHNAAEPFGLQGYCRSPSLLRRAAAQYSATYHPPRRELQRPPVIGYGPKIRIGYVSGEFRQQATSILLTQVLELHDRSRFDIVAFDNGWDDGSPLRRRIEACVDELVPIRGLPHLAAAQAVRERGVDVLVNLNGHFGQARSHLFALRPAPLQVNYLGFPGTIGAPYIDYLIADHTVIPEAQRMHYVEKIAYLPDCYQPNDSTRQIAATPARRSDIGLPEDAFVFCCLNNVYKIVPAVFDVWMRVLRQVPRSVLMLYSDTPATQDNLRREAQARGVAAGRLHFAGNLPHDQHLARLRLADLFLDTWPYNAHTTGSDALWAGLPVLTCAGETFPSRVGASLLQTVGLPELVTHTPVAYEALAVTLATQSKQLIALREKLAAQLSHSLLYDTRRYTRNLEGLYHAMVDRARAGLPPALLR, from the coding sequence ATGAACGCCCCCCATGCCCCCGACTACCGGCAGGCCCCGCAAGCCCCGCAGTGGCCGCGCCGGACCCCGCCATCACCCCCGTCGCTGCGCCTGCTGGCGATGCTGCAAGAAGGCGTTGCGCTCGACGAACAGGGCCATGTGCAGCAAGCGATGAGCCGCTTCCAACAGGCCACGCAACACCACCCTGACTCCGCCGACGCCTGGGCCGCACTGGGCATGACGCAGTACCACCTCTTCGGCGCGGCTGCCGCAGAGGCCAGCTTCCAGCGTGCACTGCAGATCGACCCGGGGCGCGTGGACGTGATCGAGAAATTCGGTATCGCCCTGCAGGAGCAGCGTCGCTACGAAGATGCCGCGCTCGTCTTCGAGCGTCTGCTGCAGCTGGCACCTGCGTACCCGCTGGCCGCAGGCCGGCTGCTGCATTGCAAGATGCTCATCGCCGACTGGACACGCGCCGAAACGCTCCAGGCCCGCGTGGAGCAAGCCATCGAGAGCGGTCACAACGCCGCCGAGCCATTCGGCCTGCAGGGCTACTGCCGCTCGCCTTCCCTGCTGCGCCGTGCGGCCGCACAGTACTCCGCCACGTATCACCCGCCACGACGCGAGTTGCAGCGTCCGCCGGTGATCGGCTATGGGCCGAAGATCCGGATCGGCTACGTGTCGGGCGAGTTCCGCCAGCAGGCCACGTCGATCTTGCTGACCCAGGTGCTCGAGCTCCATGACCGCTCGCGTTTCGACATCGTCGCCTTCGACAACGGCTGGGACGACGGCAGCCCGTTGCGCCGCCGCATCGAAGCCTGCGTCGATGAACTGGTGCCCATCCGCGGCCTGCCGCACCTCGCCGCCGCGCAGGCCGTGCGCGAGCGCGGCGTTGACGTCCTCGTCAACCTCAACGGCCACTTCGGCCAGGCGCGCTCGCATCTCTTCGCACTGCGGCCGGCACCTCTCCAGGTCAACTACCTCGGCTTTCCCGGCACCATCGGCGCGCCCTACATCGACTACCTGATCGCCGACCACACGGTGATCCCGGAGGCCCAGCGGATGCACTACGTCGAGAAGATCGCCTACCTGCCCGACTGCTACCAGCCGAATGACAGCACCCGGCAGATCGCGGCCACACCCGCGCGCCGCAGCGACATCGGCCTGCCCGAGGATGCCTTCGTCTTCTGCTGCCTCAACAACGTCTACAAGATCGTGCCGGCGGTGTTCGACGTGTGGATGCGCGTGCTGCGCCAGGTGCCGCGCAGCGTGCTCATGCTCTACAGCGACACGCCTGCGACGCAAGACAACCTTCGGCGCGAGGCCCAGGCGCGGGGCGTGGCCGCGGGGCGACTGCACTTTGCCGGCAACCTGCCGCATGACCAGCATTTGGCCCGCCTCCGCCTGGCCGATCTCTTCCTCGACACCTGGCCCTACAACGCCCACACGACCGGCAGCGATGCCCTGTGGGCCGGCCTGCCGGTGCTCACCTGCGCGGGCGAGACCTTCCCGAGCCGGGTGGGTGCGAGCCTGCTGCAGACCGTGGGGTTGCCCGAGCTGGTGACGCACACGCCCGTCGCGTATGAGGCACTGGCGGTCACACTGGCCACGCAGTCGAAGCAACTGATCGCCCTGCGAGAGAAGCTCGCGGCGCAGCTGTCGCACTCCCTGCTCTACGACACACGCCGCTATACGCGGAACCTCGAAGGCCTGTATCACGCGATGGTCGACCGCGCCCGCGCCGGCCTGCCCCCTGCCCTGCTGCGGTAG
- a CDS encoding CHAD domain-containing protein: MNELELKFRLDERAAQQWQRMFDAQGARRLRLRARYFDTDDGSLGRAGIALRLRLEGDHWVQTLKARGDSAVHRLEHEVAVPAAPDETPALDIAHHTGTPAHEQLLKAMGGTGQAALEERFATDVWRSIVVIEDPAGSRVEAALDLGHVHAGDRRAPVAELELEHLDGPVASLFKRAEEALSVGGLWLSTISKAEQGERLRQGSPTPATKARAVASMPNATGAQVLRMVLANTLAQVLPNLSIAAEGQADDEHIHQARVGLRRLRTALREFAKTGPRIDPVWESALAKTFRTLGEQRDHEAVSAAVRPLLEAAGAPKTVWDAPTAVDTTAAARAPALQQTLLHLLSLLHDSDESLSPLSHEAVLELFAKRLQRLHRRVERAGRVFETLSTTEQHAVRKRLKRLRYLSEFAQLLWAADEVDAYVDTLKPMQEALGHHADCTVAAEHFQRDAKTDPSAQFAAGYLRGHLETTARVAHKALRRMRKLQRFWRDRPPPLKTKESALLRER, encoded by the coding sequence ATGAACGAACTTGAACTCAAGTTCCGGCTCGACGAACGCGCCGCGCAGCAATGGCAGCGGATGTTCGACGCGCAAGGGGCACGCCGCCTGCGGCTGCGTGCACGCTATTTCGACACCGATGACGGCAGCCTCGGCCGGGCGGGGATCGCGCTGCGGCTGCGCCTGGAGGGCGACCACTGGGTGCAGACGCTCAAGGCCCGCGGCGACAGTGCGGTGCACCGCCTCGAGCATGAAGTGGCCGTGCCGGCCGCGCCCGACGAGACGCCCGCCCTCGACATCGCTCACCACACGGGCACGCCTGCGCACGAGCAGCTGCTGAAGGCCATGGGCGGCACCGGCCAGGCTGCACTGGAGGAGCGTTTCGCCACCGACGTGTGGCGCTCGATCGTCGTGATCGAGGACCCGGCAGGCTCGCGTGTCGAGGCCGCGCTCGACCTCGGCCATGTCCACGCGGGCGACCGGCGAGCGCCAGTGGCAGAACTCGAACTCGAACACCTTGACGGCCCGGTGGCGTCGCTGTTCAAGCGCGCCGAAGAGGCGCTGTCGGTGGGCGGCCTGTGGTTGAGCACCATCTCCAAGGCCGAGCAGGGCGAGCGCCTGCGTCAAGGCAGCCCGACCCCGGCGACCAAGGCGCGGGCCGTTGCCTCGATGCCCAATGCCACCGGCGCCCAGGTGCTGCGCATGGTGCTCGCCAACACGCTGGCGCAGGTGCTGCCCAATCTCAGCATCGCCGCCGAAGGCCAGGCAGACGACGAGCACATTCATCAGGCCCGTGTGGGCCTGCGCCGTTTGCGCACCGCCCTGCGAGAGTTCGCCAAGACGGGGCCTCGAATCGACCCAGTCTGGGAATCTGCACTGGCGAAGACCTTCCGCACGTTGGGAGAGCAGCGCGACCATGAAGCCGTGTCGGCCGCCGTGCGGCCTTTGCTCGAGGCGGCCGGTGCGCCCAAGACGGTGTGGGACGCACCTACCGCCGTCGACACCACGGCCGCCGCACGCGCGCCCGCCCTCCAGCAGACGCTGCTGCACCTGCTCTCGCTCCTGCACGACAGCGACGAGTCGCTCAGCCCGCTGTCGCACGAGGCCGTGCTTGAACTCTTCGCCAAGCGACTGCAGCGCCTGCACCGCCGTGTCGAACGCGCCGGGCGCGTGTTCGAGACGCTGTCGACCACCGAGCAGCATGCGGTGCGCAAACGGCTCAAGCGCCTGCGCTACCTCAGTGAGTTTGCGCAACTGCTGTGGGCTGCAGACGAGGTGGATGCCTATGTCGACACGCTCAAGCCGATGCAGGAAGCGCTCGGCCACCACGCCGATTGCACCGTCGCGGCCGAACACTTTCAACGTGATGCCAAGACCGACCCGTCTGCGCAATTCGCTGCCGGCTATCTGCGCGGCCACCTGGAGACGACCGCACGCGTGGCTCACAAGGCGCTGCGACGAATGCGCAAGCTCCAGCGCTTCTGGCGCGACAGGCCCCCGCCGCTCAAAACAAAAGAGTCAGCGCTCTTGCGAGAGCGCTGA
- a CDS encoding VPLPA-CTERM sorting domain-containing protein → MKLKLKMIAAAVAMVSAAGANAALVDASTGNGSVALLAVNVSTGDYYIRDLGFLLNDFLPSSITTRPGDGAVTGTRTPEAGLLLNSSNTANFSDASFSSWVGGQNAADIRWLVTGSDSTANSGAQSVRRALVSSINPAETATNGNIDGYTASGAAGGLSAFFGSATLSMTGTGAPSNFTSNFGLGADGLASLDQAASLFYFARTTYTGSTTVQAERTQYGNSAGFASITLESDGDVVYALAPAVSAVPVPAAVWLLGSGLFGLGAMARRRKAAALA, encoded by the coding sequence ATGAAACTCAAGCTCAAGATGATCGCCGCCGCCGTGGCGATGGTGTCGGCCGCCGGCGCCAACGCGGCGCTCGTCGATGCCAGCACCGGCAACGGCAGCGTCGCGCTGCTCGCCGTCAACGTGTCGACCGGCGACTACTACATCCGCGACCTAGGCTTCCTGCTGAACGACTTCCTGCCCAGCAGCATCACGACCCGCCCGGGCGACGGCGCCGTCACCGGCACCCGCACGCCTGAAGCCGGTCTGCTGCTGAACAGCAGCAACACCGCCAATTTCTCCGACGCCTCTTTCTCCAGCTGGGTGGGCGGACAGAACGCCGCCGACATCCGTTGGCTGGTGACAGGTTCGGACTCTACGGCCAACTCCGGCGCTCAGAGCGTGCGCCGCGCCCTGGTGTCGTCCATCAACCCGGCTGAGACCGCCACCAACGGCAACATCGACGGCTACACCGCTTCCGGCGCTGCAGGCGGCCTGTCGGCCTTCTTCGGCTCGGCCACCCTGTCGATGACGGGCACGGGTGCTCCGAGCAACTTCACGTCGAACTTCGGCCTGGGTGCCGACGGTCTGGCCAGCCTGGACCAAGCTGCCAGCCTGTTCTACTTCGCCCGCACGACCTACACCGGTAGCACCACGGTTCAGGCCGAACGCACCCAGTACGGCAACTCGGCGGGCTTCGCTTCCATCACGCTCGAATCCGACGGCGATGTGGTTTACGCGCTTGCGCCGGCCGTCTCCGCCGTGCCGGTGCCGGCCGCCGTGTGGCTGCTCGGCAGCGGCCTGTTCGGCCTGGGCGCCATGGCGCGCCGTCGCAAGGCTGCAGCATTGGCCTGA